Genomic window (Deltaproteobacteria bacterium):
GTGGGGAGAGAGAGATGGCCCTCGAGGAGCTCTTTGTCGGCCCGGGACAGACCGTGCTCGATCCGGGAGAGATCCTTCTGGAATTCGTGGTTCCCGAGCTCCCCCCCCGTACCGGGGGAGCCTACTGGAAGCACACCCGGAGGGCCGCCATGGAACTGCCCCTTCTGGGTGTGGCGGTTCTCGTCTCGCTGGCCGAGGACATGGAGACCTGCACCCTGGCCAGAATAGGCCTGGGTGTTCTGGCCCCTACGCCCATGCGGGCCAGGAGGGCCGAGTCCATCCTTACCGGGGAGAGACTGGACGAGGGGATTCTGAAAGAGGCGGGCCGGGTTGCTGCAGAGGAGTGCAAAGCCAGGGACACCGTCCGGGGGGAGGCATGGTACCGCAGGGCCATGGTAAGGGTTCTCGTGCCGAGGATGGCCCGGATCGCGATGGAAAGGGCGAGCTAGCTCTTTGGAGGGACAGGGATGAAAAAGATGATCTCCTT
Coding sequences:
- a CDS encoding xanthine dehydrogenase family protein subunit M, yielding MVKFGYLKPRSIDEAISLYEKHRGKAKYIAGGTDVMVKIKEGRITPRYLISLNHLEGLDRIVYDDGELKIGSMVTHRMLELSPLIKKRYPILADAVENIGSVQIRNVATIGGNIVNAVPSADGAIPLITLGARVRVRGPSGEREMALEELFVGPGQTVLDPGEILLEFVVPELPPRTGGAYWKHTRRAAMELPLLGVAVLVSLAEDMETCTLARIGLGVLAPTPMRARRAESILTGERLDEGILKEAGRVAAEECKARDTVRGEAWYRRAMVRVLVPRMARIAMERAS